The DNA window AAATACTGCCGAGATTCTAAAGGTACTGGATCCTGACTTCTGACTGGAGTGTCCTCGGAGAGCGGCAGGCAGAGCAAGGGGCGGGGCCCGTCCAACCATCTCCACCTGGACTGGGCAGCCCCGCAACTACCTACCTAGCACGAGGATACGGTCCAACGGCCGCAACTCCGGCTCTAGGAGGTCACGGAAGCAAGAGAAGTCTCCGAACCACTCGTAGGGGGCAGAGTCGGCAGCGCCCTGGTATCGCTGGTCCCAGTACTGGACCTCGCGGTACCCGCAGTTCTTCTCTGGTAACTCCGGCACCTGTGCGGAAGGCCCCAGACAAGCCATTGCTTGTGGTTGCCGGACAGTGAGGGCAACTGGCCCCCGCCTCTAGGCGGGGCGTGGTGCTCCAATGTAGCCAATGAGAATGGTGGCATGTGGGAGGCGTGGCCTTTGTGTCTCCGCCCGGCATCTGCAGTTGCTCAACATAAACACGTGGAACTTCCGTCTTCTGCTAAGCGTTCGGAAAAGAATCTTCCGGGTGGGAAAGTCGTATCGTCCATACGCTGAATTCTCTGGATGCACTGCTCACTGACTTCTGAGAGTCACACTCATGGTGTCACACATTCCGGGTCGTCACTACCCACCTCATTTTCAGTTTGACAAGCTCTCTCCATTAAGAAGCCTGAATGTTAATAAAAGATTCATTTCTTCCCAGTTTTGAGCACCCGGAGGGCTCTGAGGGGTGGCGGGAGTAGAGCGAACACGGGTCTTGCTCTCCAGGGAAGACGGGCATGAACGCAGATATCAACACGGGCGATGTGTTATGCTGGGCAGGGGAGGTGAGGTGCGGAAGACCATGGCGCGGTCAGAAAGAAACGTAACGTTACTTTTCTGGGCAAACGTTCGATTCACATTAGCGCCTTTGCGCCCAGGGCTAAGTATGTACTGAGGAGTAAGACTATTCCTGCTCGTATGGAGTGTGCACTCCATCAGAGAAGACAGATGTGAAAGCAGGAAATTTTCGAGGCGTAAAAAAGGACTCAGACAACTCTGCGCTCAGTCCGTTGGGACACGTGGCGCTGGGAGCGGAACCTAAGTACCAAAAGTCGGGCTTCCGGGGTAGCGGGCCCACAAGAGCGGCGCACCGGCAAGATGGCGGCAGGCCTGCGGAAACGCGGCCGGGCAGGTCCCGCAACCCGGGCGGTAGGACTGTGCGGGCAGTGGCTGCGGCGCGCCTGGCAAGAGCGGCGCCTACTGCTGCTGGAACCGCGCTACACGCTGCTGGTGGCCGCCTGCCTCTGCCTGGCGGAGGTGGGCATCACCTTCTGGGTCATTCACAGGGTGGCATGTGAGTGCgccgagggggaggggaggagggggagggagaccGAACCCCCAATCAAAACTGGGACCCACATTCGGAACTCAGACTCCTGATCCACTCAGCCATCAATTGCAGACCAATATCTTTTACCCAAATCCAAAGTCTGCTCCACAGAAAACCAAACTCGATCTTAATCTCCCCCATAAAACCTGGGTCTAAattaatggctgctgctgcttgtctccggagaaggcagtgacaccccactccagtactcttgcttggaaaatcccatggaggagcctggtaggctgcagtccatgaggtcgctaagagtcggacaccactgagcgacttcacgttcacttttcagtatcatgcattggagaaggaaatggcaacccactccagtgctcttgcctggagaatcccagggaccggggagcctggtgggaggccgtctatggggtcgcacagagtcggacacgactgaagcgacttagcagcagcagcagcagcagcaactgcttgTCTCTATGGCTTTGGACACGTTACATCCCTTGCTGggtctcagtctcctcatctgttgAATTCTGAGGTCTCGAAGTATTTTCTCTGTGATAGCGTTTTGTTGCAGTCAGTTGGGCATTATTGGTCACTCCTTTCCAGGCAGAAAGCACTGGATTTCAAGCTTACTTGCTAAAGACAGTTAGTTCACTACATATTTGCTGAGTGCTTATTATATGGCTAACACCATACTAGGTGCCAAGGGTATAGTGGCGAAAAAGATAGACAGATTTCCTACTTGTGTATGCGGACCTGGACAAAGATAAGTTGACAGaaaattatattacattatattcaTCATAATGGTACTAGACCAAGTTCTATAATGGACAAAGGTGGGCACTTCAGCCAGACCTGAggagtcagagaaggcttcctagaGTCCTTTTCCAACAATAAGAGCTAGTTCcttgaggaaagagagaaaggggtaGGGGGCAGATTATAGTCTAGGAGAGAATCTTGTTCCAAAGAGCTCCCATTGAAAGAAAGTCTACTtcctttaaagaaatgaaataattagaGTTGGAACACAGAAATCAAGTGAGGGTAGTACTAAGAGATGAGATTTCACATCATGAAGGAATCTGTAAGCTGTGTTAAGGAGATAGTATGGTGATTAAGAATTTAGAGctcaagaaaaagaatttagagcTCCATATGTGCCAATCTCAACTCTTCCCTTCCTAGCTTACTGATCTTGAGCTAGTTACTTAACCTTGTTAATTCataattttctcttctaaaaatgggaataataaaaaaaCTTGGTCTTTATCTAAGAGCCTTGGGGAATCACtgaagggttttaagcagagAAATGTGATGTTTCTATTATAGGATGAGCTCTGTGGTTGCAGGGTGGACAATAAAATGTAGTGCAGGGAAAGTGGAAGCTGGGAGCCTAATTAGGGAGCTATTGCACCATTGAGGCTAGAGATTGTTACACCCAAATTGAGCGGAGAAGGATGAGACAGATATTTAGGATGAAGAAGAggcaggacttggtgactgagggttggaaatgaaagagaagtatcAAGGATGTTTCCCAGGTTTGTGACTTGGGCAAGTGAGAGGTTAATGGTGCCATTCATGGAACCCAGGAAGGGGACCACATATGGAGTGGAAAGTTCTGAGTTCCATTACAGACATGTTTGATTTTGAGATACTTGGGTTCATGCAGAGAATAGATCAGTTAGAGAAGGGATTATGATAGAAATCCCAAGAATGAGCTGGAACTCTGTGCTTTGATGGAGTGAGGCAGAGCAATTCTGGACCACAAAGTAACCACACCATCCTGTCCTTTTGCAGATACAGAGATTGACTGGAAAGCCTACATGGCTGAGGTAGAGGGCGTCATCAATGGCACCTATGACTACACTCAACTGCAAGGTGACACTGGACCTCTTGTGTGAGTAGGATTGGAGGTTCAGCGAGGATGGGAGGGGTTGACTGGATGCCAGGCTGAGTAGCTTGACCTGGACTCATGTTCCCTCTCTTCCAGGTACCCAGCTGGCTTCGTGTACATCTTTATGGGGCTTTACTATGCCACTGACCGAGGTGCTGACATCCGCATGGCCCAGCACATCTTTGCTGTGCTCTACCTGGCCACTTTGTTGCTTGTCTTCTTGATTTACCACCAGACCTGCAAGGTGAGTTCTCACCACCAGGAATAGGGGCCCCCAAACTGCgagggctggggagtggggacgGTTCAGGGTTGGTACGCTGACCTTGTCCCCCACTGTGCCCACCTCTCAGGTACCTCCCTTCGTCTTTTTCTTCATGTGCTGTGCCTCTTATCGTGTCCACTCCATCTTTGTGCTGCGGCTCTTCAATGATCCAGTGGCCATGGTGCTGCTCTTCCTCAGTGTCAACCTCCTGCTGGCCCAGCGCTggagctggggctgctgctgttTCAGGTCAACACCCCTCCCTTGTGGacccttctttcattttctgtatttccatcaTTTTCTCCCCAGTTTTCTGCAGCAGCAGGAGTAAGGGAGTGGCCAGACAGTGTAGGTCAGTTAAGGGCCACACTCGCATCCTGCGAGTCCAAGATGTGTAGAAAGTCTCCATCCCCAGGCGCCTACACACACACCACCCTCTTCCTATCCTGTTTCCTCCAGGCTGCTTATGTGGTTGGAATTGGTCAGTTGCACTTACTAAGTACTCAGTATATTATTTGTGGCTCAGTCTGAGTGTAGGGACAATGATTCAGCTCCCTATCCCAGCCTCCTCCCAGGCTGCCTTAACCCCTCCAGCGGTTCTGAGTATGAATGCTCACCCTCTGCCTGGAGCTTGCTGGCAGGGAATGGGGAGCTGCTGTGGTGATGGTCAGGGGTACATGGCCCTGATGAAGCTGATCTTCACTCTTCCTCCCCACTATCCACTCCAGCCTGGCAGTCTCTGTGAAGATGAGTGTGCTGCTCTTCGCCCCTGGATTACTATTCCTTCTCCTCACAAAATTTGGCCTCCGTGGGGCCCTCCCCAAGTTGGGCATCTGTGCTGTCCTTCAGGTATTCCATCCCTACCCTGTCCCCTTTCTGATGAAGTGGCGGCCACTCTGTCTGGACTCCTTTCGTTTTTGAGACATCTTCAAAGCCAGGGGACAGTTTTGGAGTTGATTCTGATCTGGACAGCCATCACCTCTAGACTTTGGTTTCTTTAGCTATAAAACAAGGGTGTTGAATTAGATGGTCTCAGAGAACCGTTCTAGCTGTGCACATTTATGACTAGATGAATTTAAATATAAAGCACTGTTATTATGTCCTTCCTTGGCCTTTTTGGCCCAAGATTTTGGTCTGACTGGGTGGGCTGGCTTTCTTGCTATTCCTAGTGGCAATTAGGGAACCTCTGGGATCTATACCCTATCTCCCCTCCCCTCAGTGATTAGCATGAGGCTGAGGCTGAGCCTGGGCAGCTCTGCTGATGTCACGCTCATCCTCAGGTGGTGCTAGGGCTGCCCTTCCTGCTGAAGAACCCCGTCGGCTACCTATCCCGCTCCTTTGACCTTGGCCGCCAGTTTCTCTTCCGATGGACAGTGAACTGGCGCTTTCTCCCCGAGGCCCTCTTCCTGCATCGTGCCTTCCACCTGGCACTGTTGACTGCCCACCTCACCGTGCTCTTGCTCTTTGCGCTCTGCAGGTGGCACAGGTGAGAAAGCGGGGCAGTTCCTTGGGCAGACATGGGGGAAAGAGTGAAGGGCCTAGGCCTTAGGGGCTGCTTGGGGACACGTTGAGCTCCGTGTGGCCCACTGTGGCGGTTTGATAAGTTGTCTCAATGGTTTCTCCCCAGGACAGGGGAAGGTATCCTGTCGCTGCTGAAGGATCCCTCCAAAAGGAAGGTTCCACCCCAGCCCCTCACACCCAACCATATCCTTTAAGTCATGGGAAGGTAAGTCTTGCCCTCTCCAGGTGCAGACAGGGTCCTGGTCAACTAACCCTGGACAGCTGCTGctctgggagagggaaaggaggtTCCAGTAATAGCTACAGGGTCCATTCATAGAGCTCCTACTCTGTACCAAACCCTGTGCTGAGCACTGTACATATTTAAGCGTGTTTTATTCTTAATTCTAAATATCATTGAGTTACCATTATGAGGGGGCACCCTCTGCTTAGCGGTGTCTTAAGAGCTTTACGTATGTTTAAAGCTCACAAGAAACCCcgttttatcctcattttacagatgacaaaattaGGGTTTtaaaaggttaagtaatttgccaaagtcacacagctagtgagtgatGGCTCCCTAGGCCTTACACCTCTAGATTTTATTGCCTCCACACAGACTGAGGAACAGGTCCAAAGAGGTTCAGAAATTTGCCCAAAAGTATGTATCTAGGAACTACAGAGCCAGGTGCTGTTAGACCCCCCCAAACTTTTGTCCCCCCTGCTTTGAAATCTCCCTAcccctctgctcctgcccttgGCCTTGACCACCGCCTACAGATTGTTTCTACCCTCTTCACCTCCAACTTCATTGGCATCTGCTTCAGCCGCTCCCTTCACTACCAGTTCTACGTTTGGTATTTCCACACACTGCCCTACCTCCTGTGGGCCACGCCTGCCCGCTGGCTCACTCACCTGCTCAGGTACTGGCTGGGACAACCCTGGGGGGAGGACAGGGGTGGGAAGCTCCTCATCCCAAGGCCATGACCGTGGAGGGGTAGTGGGGAGCTGAAGAGCTGCAGGTCTAGAGACAGGATGAGACCCAGAGCTTCTCCCTTCTTTCTAGGTTGCTGGTGCTGGGGCTCATCGAGCTCTCCTGGAACACATACCCATCCACGTCTTGCAGCTCTGCTGCTCTGCATGCATGCCATGCAGTCATCCTGCTGCAGCTCTGGCTGGGCCCCCAGCCCTTCCCCAAGACCATCCCGCACAGCAAGAAAGCCCACTGAGACCCAGCTGTTCTCTTCCAGTCCATTCTCGGGACCCCGGATGGGGATGGACTCTGCCCTTCCCAATAAACCAAGTCTCCTCTGCAGCCTCCGTGGAGGTGCCTGGACTAAGCTGTCAGGGACAGGCACGTGGCAGATAAAGAACTCATTAAGACAGTCCCAAGAGGCACTTTATTGCATAGGATCTGGGGGCTGTGGCTCTCTCCCCTTCTGCTGCAATTGCACAGAGCTCAGAGGGGAAGGGGTAGAGGGTGGGAGGGGCGAGAGAGAGCACAGGCAGGCACTTtttgtgggggcaggaggattcTGTGGAGGGAATGAGAAGCAGTGGGGACAGGCTGTCGCCAGCCCACCCCTTCCCAGCACCGAGAGGCCGGCTCTGGGTGGCAGTGACTTTGGGTTGGTTGGGGGGGATGCCAGCCGGAGCAGTGGGTGACCTTCACATGTTTGCGGGGCTGTAGCACAGCAGGTGGAGCTGCAGGTTCTGGTCCCAGTGACGCAGCAGCAGGAAGAGACCGCGGGCTGCAGCCTTGAGGTTGGCCAGGTCCAGGCCGTCGGGCAGGTGCTGCGCCCGCAGCCAACAGTCAGCCTTCGCAGCTGCCAGTTCCCACTCGCCGAAGGCCCCCGCACAGCGGTGCTCCAGCCACGCAAGCGCCACAGCCGTGGCCCAAGTCCGGCCCCGCAGGTCAGCGCCACCAGGCCCTTCCAACCCCTCTGAGGCCTCAGTGTCTGATCCCCGCCCACTGTCCACCTGGCCCGGACCCTCGGAACCCGAGCTGGGGGACGGGCTGCAAGAGGCTGTGGCGCTGCTACCCTGGCCAACACTGGGGGCTAGAAGTGCCCAGGGAGAGGAGGCCGAAGTGGGGCTGAGGCTGGCCCGGTGTGCAGCAAAGGGCGAGGCGCGGCACAGGCGCTCCTGCGAGATGCGCACCGCTGCACAGAACAGAGCGTCCAGGCGGAAAGAGCCAGGCGCCTCCTGCAAGCGCACCtgaggagagaggaggtggggggagaagcGAGCTGAGACAGTGCCCTGGCCCTGGCAGCGCCACCCTCCACCTCCCGAGTCCTCACCAAGGGCAGGTAGTCGTGGCCACTGCCTTCACTGTTGCTGTCATTGACTTGGCCTGTGTTGGGGCTGCAGGGTCTGTGGCTGTCTGGGCCTCTGGACTTCCAACGGCCCAGGCTGATCcgggagggaggctggggaagcGGGCGATGAGACCCTCCTATGGGGGCTGCATGGTCCCCCAAAGCAGAACTGGAGTTGCCAGTTTGGTCTGGGTCCCAGCCACCTGCCAAAGAGTTCCTTCAGTCCTGACTGGAGCCATTAGGTGGTGGTCCCTAAGCCTGCTGCTCCCTACTCCGTTTCCTCAAATGTAAGTGTTACCTTTAGAGTGGACAACTGTGGGGAAAGGAGCTGCATCTACATGGCTTTGAGAGATAGGAGGAGTACCTGCAGGTTCAGCTGGCTCTGTATGGGCACAGAAGATAGGGAGAAGTTTGGGAGGGTGGCCAGTGAGGTGAGAACTGGCTCCTGGGAGGTCCCCTGGGAGACCCTTTGCTTACCTGAGCTCTGCACCTGCAGGGCTGAGggtaggacctccctggtggtagCGTCCACAGCTACAGGACAGGTGAAGCAAGAAGGGGCAGAACTGACCTTACTTGTCTGAAGGGCTCGGAGCCAGGACCTCCGGGCGTGACCTACGAAACCAAGCAGCAGCTTGTGGGCTGGCAGGGGGTGCACACCTACCACCCACTCTCTACAAAGAGGCTCACAGAAAAAAAACCTTTACTCCCATATTGCCATGGTTTCttcctctgtccttttttttttttctttttttagcagcACCTtcaggcttgtggaatcttacttccctaaccagagatcaaaccttaccctggcagtgaaagcgtggagtcctaaccactggtccgccagggaattcccagcccTCTGTCCACTTTTGAACAGAACGGAGTTCCTTCTTGGGGCCAGCTCAGACTCCTCAACTTTGACAAGAAGTGGTTAGGCTAAATGCTCAACCACCTTCTATTAGCAAGGCTAGGCTCCTTGGCTACCCACAAATGCAACATTCTGGACACAACCCCGAGGAAGCATTGAGTGGTGCCTTTTCCATCCCCTCATTTCAGCACTGCCCTGTAGAATTTTCTgtaatgatggaaatattctgcaTCTGCATGATCCGGTGTGGTAGCCACAGGGTTCAGTATGTATTATTCCTTAGAGTCTCCACTAAGCATGTGAAGCGTGGCTAGTGCAACtgaagaactgacattttaaCTTTAATAATCTTCCTAAATGACAGATTTGTTTTTACATTATGGGCACTGTGAATCATTACAAGATGAAATTCCCTTTCTGTTGGCTGCTAGGAAACTTGGCCAGTTTTGGGTCCCCTGCTTGCAAGGGTACATAACCTCATAGTGTATATCTTTAATATAACctaattttctgttccttttattaTCCCTTCCCCCGACATTAccctgcttaattttttttttcttgataatgtGGGTGAGCTGCCTCAAATCATTTGTGAGCAAGGTGAGGTacagtgagtgatcacacagaCCTATGCCTCTGCCACTCTCTGCCCCGAACAGTTTCCTTGAGCCCTGATTGCGCCCACCAGGAACTCACCCCGGTCAGCCCTGGTCTCACCCCCTCTTCGAAGAGCCAGCTGCTCATTGTCCCGAACCACAGAAGCTGCTGTCAGTCGATGGAGTGCTTGGTCCCAAGCATTATCTCTTTCGGGGGGTGATGGAGGCAGGGAGCCATCATCCTGAGGCCCCCACAGCGTCTCCAACCCAACACCCACCTCCCAGCTCATGGGCTGCTCCCCACACAAGGCCCGGATCACCACATGGCAGCGTGGAGCTTGGGGAGGCTGTGCTACAGCTGGAGGGGCCAACTCCCCACTGAGGGGAACAGCAGTGAACAAGAAGGGTGGTTCCATCAACATGTCCCAGTCcatgggggctggggagagcagGTTTCCTGGGGAGAAACAATGGTAGGAGCAGGGGCCACGTGGTGCCCTGGGCTCCACCTCCCTACAGCCTCCTAGGTGACAAAACCCAGCTCCCCTGTAACCCTTACCTGAGTCATCCAAGCCCTGTCCCAGCTGCTGCCCTGGCTCAGGGCCTGGCCCATCGGGTGCTACACCTAGAGAGGGGTGCCGGGGGCACCCTGGGACTGGGTTCACCCGGCCTTGGGGGGATGAGAGGCTTCGGCCAGCCAGAGCCACTCTGCGTCGACGGCCCAGCACCTCAGCACTCAAAGCCCCAGTCTGCACATGAGAAGTGGAGTCCACTGGTCAAGGAGTGCAGAGCTCCTGGCCTGATCAGACATACATACATGAGTAGCCACATGCCCTTTTGTCTGAAGCCCTAGATGGCTGCTCACCACCCTTAGGGGTGAGGCCAGGCTCCTTCTGGCCCCTGGTCCCCTTCCCTGTGTCATCTCACTCTATGCCCCATTCTTCCAGAGGAGGCTCTTGCTTTCCTGACTCCCTCAGACAGGGTTAGTCACCTTGACTCTGAACCCCCATCATGTCACGCTTCTGTGCTTGTCAACATGTGTCACATGGTATCATCATTATATATCATCATTACCTATCTGTTTTTTCAAGTAGACTTAATAGTAACCACTGCACAATCTATGGCATACAGCCAATGGTCAATAAACGTTTGCTGGATACATGGTGGGATGTGGGTTGAATCTCACCTTGACTGGAGCCAGTGGAGATGGAGGCAGGGGACAGGAACGGGAGCTGGCAGATTCTCCCCAGGCTAGGCTTCGGCAGCCCTGCTGAGAAGGGGGATCCAGGGGAGTGTTGCCCTCAGGGGAGCCCGGGCCCTGGGAGACAGGGGATGCGCTGCTGCCTGTGGAGCCTGGGCCTGGCTCTGGGCTGGCAGAGCAGTGGGTGAGCACATACTGCTCCCGGATGTACGAGGACTGGAAGATGCGGTGCCATATGGCTGTGTCAGAAGAGGGATTAGGTCCGGGGTCCGTGACCGGGTCTGTCAGAGCATCAGTACCTATGGGGAGGCAGTAGAGCAGATCCCAGCCCTGGGCTCTCCACGACCCACTTCccctctaacacacacacacacccccaggcACTCACTCCGCTCTGAGTCCCCAGCAACCCACGGGCTGGACAGCTCTGCTGACACAGTGCCTGTTCCCAGTGGCTCTGAGGTGCCAGTGGGCTCAGTGCCAGGGCTGGTGGCAGATGGTGCTTCCTCTGGGGATGGGAACACCGAGCCGCCCAAGCTCTGCCAGCCAGGCTCTTGGCCCTGGAGAGGGATAGACATTGAGGGGGGAAAAGAAGCTGATTATAGTTATACACTCTTTTTCCAAACAGGATTTAAGATGGCTCACTGCAAGAGGCAATAAAGattataaagcagaaattaaaaccCAGTACTAAGAAAGGAAACATACATGCTGACCAGAGCGTTACTAGAGCTGCTATCACTGGGCTTCAGGTTTGGCCCTGAGCTTCCTGGCAGCCAGGAAAGAAAGGCAAACAGTCCATTTTATGGCTCTCCCAATCAAAAAGGAGCTAGTATGATTGGTTCTTCTAGAAAGATAAAGCTTTTCCTAATAAAAATAACTCATTTATCCAACTCCACCTCTGCGTCAAGTATCCTACCAACAGCGTGCAAGTCATGAATTTCTAATTAAACACCCCTATGAAAAAAGTCAGTGtaaggggctcagagaggttgactgACTTGCCCCAAATCAAATGGTCAGTACACAGAAGAATTGGGATCTGAGATTTCATCAAGACGATGCTCTGTGTGGCCCTGAGTGTTACAGGaaataatctgctgctgctgctaagtcacttcagtcgtgtccgactctgtgaccccatggacggcagcccaccagcctcccccgtccctgggattctccaggcaagaaaagtgaaagtgaagtcgctcagtcatgtctgactctcagcgaccccatggactgcagcctaccaggctcctctgtccatgggattctccaggtaagagtactggagtggggtgccattgccttctcctagatgtTGCTTTTTGTAGGGCACCGTGTGAAACAATGATCAGATTTCAAAAAAAACCTCAAAGCTAATGTTGGTGCTGCTCTCTGTGTGCTTCAGTGACTACAGGCATCACTCTGTAGGACAGCTCAGTGGGAGATCTTATGAGGGGGGCAGGCTGCAGTCACCTTGAGGGACCCAGTTTGGTCCCTCCTGGGGAAGTCTAGGGGGTAGCAGTAGATGAGTTTGGCAGAGAGAGGCACTGGGAAGAGGAAATGGGTTTTGAGGAGACACAGGGGCTTCAGCCATCCCAGGCCCACCTCCCACCGCCCCCCAACCCAGGCCTACCCCCGGGGGTTGGGACCGGAAGCTGTCCACCCTGAACAGTGAGCAGTAACCAAGAAGCTGGTCGCCAGGATAGAGCGCAGGGATCTCCCGGGGTGTCAGCAGGGCCTCCACTGCATCCGGAACAAACCAGTCCACAGAGATGTCACTCAGCGCGGGCTCCAGTGCTTTCCTCAGGGCCTGCACCAGCTGTGAGGAATGACCAGAGGGAGCCCGTGAGAGAGAAGGAGGTGCCACACAGCCGGTGGAGTGGGGAGGCCACCCTTCTGGTGCCGCTATCCACCCGGTGCCTTGCTGAGGCAAGCAGGACAGGGTCAGGCTGGGTCAAGGGGAGGAACGGGGATAGGAACAAGCAAGGAGACGGAGTGTTCAGTCCTCAAGGCTTGGTGTGAACTGTCCTCCTGGCCTGTGCCATGTGGATGGGGCAAGGCTTTTCAAAGATATGGCTCAGTACCAGGACAAAACTTAGGACAAGATTGGGGGAGTAGTCAGAGGCCATGTCCCCCGCACCTTTGGCCTCCTGCAGCACCCCACAGCAGGGTGCCTGGAGACCTCACAACCCAACCAGGATCTGTTTCAGACTCAGTGCCACTTGGGAGAAGGACcctgaggagaagggagcagggcCCAGGCTCAAGCtcaccatgggctgcagcctctcCCCAGGTCTCAGGAAGTAGGCCTGGCCCCGGCTGACAGCAGACAGACCCTGAAGCAGCTGGCGGCAGGCGCGCCCCAAGCCAAAGGAGAAGCACCTGACAAGAGAAGGGGAGCAGCTGCGGCCTCAGTAGCCCTCTCTGGGGGCCAATCTCAGGAGGCTGGCTCTGCCCACTCCATCCTACCTGGCTGCCCCTCTATGCCACCTCATGAGCTCCAGGGTCTGGTGGGTCACAGCGGCCATGGGGGAGGCAGCAGTGAGCAGGAAAAGCTGCCTAGGGTGGGCCCTTTGCTGGGGCTGCCCCAGGGCCCAGTCCAGAGCAGCCCACACGTCCGGGGTGCCGTCCACAGCCTGTAGCATCTCAACGCTCTCACAGATCAGCTGCACAGCTTCCTGGGGGAAGAAGGCTTGGGCTGGGCACAGCGGGCTGGGAGGACTCTGTGTGTGCACACCCAGTTACTCAgatgtttctgactctttgcgaaccctgtggactgtagcccaccaggctcctctgtccatgggatttcccaggcaagaatattagagtgtgttgccatttcctcctccagggtacttttcaacccagagatccaacttGCGTcccttgcatctcttgcattcgcaggtggattcttgaccactgtgccacctgggaagcccctgagatgTCTCCACTGACCCCCAAATCCCTAGGTCACACTCACATCACTGCAAGGCCGGCTCTCTGGGAAGAGGGGCTGCACCGAGATGCCAAACATGGCAAGGTTGATGAGCGTCTGGGGCGGGAGTGACTTCACAGCCAAAACGATGGCATCCTGGGGAAGGCCAGGGAGGGCAAGGTGAGGCAGGCCCCACTGGCATCAAGATCAACAAGGGATGAGGGGCCAGATGAGAGAATCTGGGCAAGGACCTGTGTGTGACTGTGAGAGAGACCCCAGTGTGCAAGGGAAACTCTGAGTTCCTGTGAGAGACATTTGGGCACGTGGCCACAGAGGTGCATGTGAACCCTGGGGTTTGGGATTGGGTGTGACCTAGTGAAACTTTATGTATGAGAGGTGGGTCTTGTAATCTGGGAGAAACACATGTGTGTGAGTATGAGAAGGAGAgaggtaggggtgtgtgtgtgtgtgtgtgtgttgtgtcttTGAGAGGCAGCCCCCAGCCCACCTAGACCCACTGCCTCACCCAACCCCCAGCCCACCCACACCCTGCCCCACAGGCCTTGTGTGCCACACTACTGCCATCCAGCAGAAAGAGGAGCTCCCGTGTAGCTGTGCCCAGGTGTCCGGGCTTGGAGCTCAG is part of the Bos indicus x Bos taurus breed Angus x Brahman F1 hybrid chromosome 1, Bos_hybrid_MaternalHap_v2.0, whole genome shotgun sequence genome and encodes:
- the VWA5B2 gene encoding von Willebrand factor A domain-containing protein 5B2 isoform X3 yields the protein MPGLYCPSSWTPLPLTDSWVRACANGPCLSLRARLTYHNPQPQPVDGVFVYPLAEAEVVSGFEAEAAGRRVSFQLQSRRRSQAACCSALGPALGASTPRRCAQGHLVLDLAQARSTLVLPTGLIAAAGTMTVTLRSSRELPSRPDGVLHVALPSVLTPLAPPGPPGPPRPPGLCDDRLGLCPTSCFGVSSPQGEGPAWEESAAPQDVFLGPARCPAPYTFSFEMLVTGPCLLAGLESPSHALRADAPPHASSAATICVTLAEGHRCDRALEILLHPSEPHQPHLMLEAGSLSSAEYEARVRARRDFQRLLRRDSDGDRQVCFLQRRFHKDILLNPVLVLSFCPDLSSKPGHLGTATRELLFLLDGSSVAHKDAIVLAVKSLPPQTLINLAMFGISVQPLFPESRPCSDEAVQLICESVEMLQAVDGTPDVWAALDWALGQPQQRAHPRQLFLLTAASPMAAVTHQTLELMRWHRGAARCFSFGLGRACRQLLQGLSAVSRGQAYFLRPGERLQPMLVQALRKALEPALSDISVDWFVPDAVEALLTPREIPALYPGDQLLGYCSLFRVDSFRSQPPGGQEPGWQSLGGSVFPSPEEAPSATSPGTEPTGTSEPLGTGTVSAELSSPWVAGDSERSTDALTDPVTDPGPNPSSDTAIWHRIFQSSYIREQYVLTHCSASPEPGPGSTGSSASPVSQGPGSPEGNTPLDPPSQQGCRSLAWGESASSRSCPLPPSPLAPVKTGALSAEVLGRRRRVALAGRSLSSPQGRVNPVPGCPRHPSLGVAPDGPGPEPGQQLGQGLDDSGNLLSPAPMDWDMLMEPPFLFTAVPLSGELAPPAVAQPPQAPRCHVVIRALCGEQPMSWEVGVGLETLWGPQDDGSLPPSPPERDNAWDQALHRLTAASVVRDNEQLALRRGGETRADRGHARRSWLRALQTSKVSSAPSCFTCPVAVDATTREVLPSALQVQSSEPAEPAGTPPISQSHVDAAPFPTVVHSKGGWDPDQTGNSSSALGDHAAPIGGSHRPLPQPPSRISLGRWKSRGPDSHRPCSPNTGQVNDSNSEGSGHDYLPLVRLQEAPGSFRLDALFCAAVRISQERLCRASPFAAHRASLSPTSASSPWALLAPSVGQGSSATASCSPSPSSGSEGPGQVDSGRGSDTEASEGLEGPGGADLRGRTWATAVALAWLEHRCAGAFGEWELAAAKADCWLRAQHLPDGLDLANLKAAARGLFLLLRHWDQNLQLHLLCYSPANM